One window of Pieris rapae chromosome 14, ilPieRapa1.1, whole genome shotgun sequence genomic DNA carries:
- the LOC111004374 gene encoding golgin subfamily A member 5 translates to MSWFADLAGRAETLLNNLDEQTGAVLRNGNGIKPRPDNSLPPDIVQKKKFVSKTKRSLLDNRSSFTPVPKNSPTNQPRSTPKSLDNARLQDRRKKSPGKKSPQYTLHNNGPNAVENDCESYGLRQRRFSLPTDLEFVNHENITFDMQNLEVENAMLKNEINVVNREVSDLLDKLRSTENELKQLQARSEAQSKINQRLNLDKEGLVVQLEDLRSKIEEVSVVELSQYRSDKQALDSENRRLQERNCDLQNDIRNLRDELHDRQSQQNKLENELRHTQTQIYDLEHDLEKRKLECVRLENEWEAYKLRVKSMLFSKDNEIKALRDGSNLSEDTKQLIEQIDRLKEEREDLSQGLSKVKTEFSEMKHHMAQLEARHSNAERVIAGLRDALKEERAARNKAEAHANNLSKELQTSKVQSGQTIANLRAALHNKEEELLLLKENTAPTTDTSALNVGDYDVMHSIDNEKIQYLTQTVVQKQGRIDSLLADNNMLKIQLDKLETKYKTEMSVRARSHVVNVQDERRNTSPLAKISLRMGLMLKRFPLIRIFIVFYMIGLHFWVMTVLLTSTPENYIVRPKS, encoded by the exons ATGTCATGGTTTGCAGACCTCGCTGGCAGGGCTGAGacccttttaaataatttagacgAACAAACTGGCGCAGTTTTACGAAATGGCAATGGTATCAAACCGAGACCTGACAACTCTTTACCGCCAGATATTGTACAGAAAAAGAAGTTTGTATCAAAAACTAAACGAAGTTTGTTAGATAATAGATCTAGTTTTACCCCAGTACCGAAAAATTCACCGACTAACCAACCTCGCTCAACACCTAAAAGTTTAGACAATGCAAGACTGCAAGACCGCCGAAAGAAGTCACCAGGAAAGAAGTCTCCACAATATACATTACACAATAATGGACCCAATGCAGTGGAGAATGATTGTGAAAGTTATGGATTAAGGCAGAGAA ggtTCAGTTTACCAACAGATTTGGAGTTTGTCAatcatgaaaatattacatttgataTGCAGAATTTAGAAGTTGAAAATGCAATGCTGAAGAATGAAATTAATGTTGTCAATAGAGAAGTTTCAGATTTACTTGATAAGTTAAGATCAACTGAGAATG AATTAAAACAGCTGCAAGCACGGTCTGAAGCACAGTCTAAAATAAACCAACGATTAAATTTGGACAAAGAAGGTCTTGTGGTACAATTGGAAGACTTGAGGTCAAAGATTGAAGAAGTGAGCGTTGTTGAATTGTCACAATATAGATCTGATAAACAGGCATTGGATAGTGAAAATCGGAGGTTACAAGAGAGAAACTGTGACTTACAAAATGA tataAGAAACTTGAGAGATGAACTTCATGATAGACAATctcaacaaaacaaattagaaAATGAGTTAAGGCACACACAAACACAGATTTATGATTTAGAACATGACTTAGAAAAGAGGAAATTAGAGTGTGTTCGTCTTGAAAATGAGTGGGAGGCTTATAAACTACGGGTAAAAAGCATGTTGTTCTCTAAAGATAATGAAATCAAGGCTTTGAGAGATGGGAGTAATCTTTCAGAGGATACAAAGCAGCTGATTGAGCAGATTGACAGATTGAA AGAAGAACGAGAAGATTTATCCCAAGGATTGTCAAAAGTTAAAACTGAATTCAGTGAAATGAAACACCATATGGCGCAGTTGGAAGCACGCCACAGTAACGCAGAGAGAGTTATAGCTGGACTACGAGATGCCTTGAAGGAAGAGAGAGCTGCTAGAAATAAGGCTGAAGCACATGCTAATAATTTGAGTAag GAACTTCAGACATCAAAAGTACAATCAGGTCAAACTATAGCAAATCTAAGAGCAGCATTACACAATAAAGAGGAGGAATTATTGCttcttaaagaaaatacagcTCCTACTACAGACACAAGCGCCTTAAATGTAGGAGACTATGACGTCATGCATTCCATAGACAATGAAAAGATACAGTATTTAACACAGACAGTGGTTCAGAAACAGGGAAGAATTGATTCTCTCTTGGCTGATAATAATATGCTCAAAATACAGCTGGATAAATTGGAA ACCAAATACAAGACTGAGATGTCGGTTCGTGCTCGTTCACACGTCGTCAACGTGCAAGACGAGAGGCGGAACACGTCACCATTAGCTAAAATATCGTTAAGGATGGGACTCATGCTCAAACGATTTCCCCTAATAaggatatttattgtattttatatg attgGCCTACATTTTTGGGTGATGACAGTGTTATTGACAAGTACGCCAGAGAATTATATCGTTAGACCTAAATCGTGA
- the LOC111004343 gene encoding ralA-binding protein 1 isoform X2: MDFESPDVEKDFPGLYASETGRKSNESDFSDGGDHEKPSKKDLLGRRKDKKESKKDRGYAALAGESSPEEDTDTNPSKSKKTKSFKFPTKSKEKREKSRDKEKVLEDVSKHKELNEKEKRKEKEREKEREKEKKEKEKREKLKEKDKEKEEKAKFKLESKEKLKDDKKEKVKETKEKVKDKEKEKVKEKDKEKVKEKEKDKKDKKLTKVPSTVTSGVPFEEIFTLGVALPIFGVPLQQSVERSRCHDDTGLPLVVRDSIDFLQANLKSNQLYRVEPDKIKLQQLRKLYTDRGPTFPYHWDVPVACFMLKMFIGELPESILTQELHGQFEQATAISEPQRESTMVALINKLPSCNLALVGWVMRHLECVLANEPTNHVNIQTLCTYLCPALGVSQNLLTYLVNKAEKMFPDVYLTKYVPPLLSIPPDFPENANEISTELRKQESVLNQIHSEMHAGVVTADRDQQLWEAQRIVTQLKRKLRLVQKSVEPTSLPLQQHSIDDKQDEQQNEQTDEDKKQDTPNDLTDSKETESELKSDIQDPTFPVDFDSQTEFPVEFESHTEFPVEFDSQTEFPVEFEDNFEFKEKENEIEVEKPKLTEKELKVLRLQLENAEYLQLKSLLQAKINSEQFEIVKLRSHVALKNKQEGQKEKEICQEDIELKQRLLKENAMLEQKRLTLVNQIFQERVACIQLKIELAMKEIMSKS, from the exons atggaTTTCGAAAGTCCTGATGTTGAAAAAGATTTTCCTGGTCTATACGCCTCAGAAACCGGACGAAAGAGCAATGAAAGCGATT ttaGTGACGGAGGGGATCATGAGAAACCCagtaaaaaagatttattaggACGTAGgaaagataaaaaagaatCTAAGAAAGACCGAGGCTATGCAGCTTTAGCGGGCGAAAGTTCTCCAGAAGAAGACACGGACACTAA TCCATCAAAATCAAAGAAGACAAAATCTTTCAAGTTCCCTacaaaaagtaaagaaaagaGAGAGAAGTCACGGGACAAAGAAAAAGTATTAGAGGATGTTTCAAAGCATAAAGAGTTAAACGAGAAAGAAAAGAGGAAGGAAAAAGAAAGAGAGAAAGAGcgggaaaaggaaaaaaaggaaaaagaaaaacgGGAAAAGCTTAAAGAAAAAGACaag GAGAAAGAAGAAAAGGCGAAGTTCAAACTGGAGTCGAAAGAAAAGTTAAAGgatgataaaaaagaaaaagtaaaagaaactAAGGAAAAAGTGAAGGATAAAGAAAAGGAGAAGGTAAAAGAGAAGGACAAGGaaaaagttaaagaaaagGAAAAAGATAAAAAGGATAAGAAGCTGACTAAAGTGCCGTCTACAGTCACATCGGGAGTGCCGTTCGAAGAAATATTCACATTAGGAG TTGCCCTCCCAATATTCGGAGTACCGTTACAGCAGTCTGTGGAAAGATCGCGTTGCCATGACGACACCGGGTTGCCGCTTGTTGTTAGAGACAGCATCGATTTCTTACAG GCTAATCTAAAATCGAACCAGCTATACCGGGTGGAACCAGACAAGATCAAACTCCAGCAGCTGCGGAAGCTGTATACGGATAGAGGACCAACTTTTCCCTATCATTGGGATGTACCCGTCGCCTGTTTTATGCTCAAGATGTTTATCgg ggAACTACCAGAATCTATTCTCACACAGGAGTTGCACGGTCAATTCGAACAGGCCACGGCAATATCAGAACCCCAAAGGGAAAGCACGATGGTGGCATTAATCAATAAACTGCCTTCGTGTAATCTTGCACTGGTTGGATGGGTCATGAGGCATTTGGAATGTGTCCTTGCTAATGAACCG ACAAATCACGTTAACATACAAACACTTTGTACGTATTTGTGTCCGGCCTTGGGCGTGTCTCAGAACTTGCTCACGTACCTCGTCAATAAGGCCGAGAAAATGTTCCCCGATGTTTACCTCACTAA atacGTCCCGCCACTGCTTTCGATTCCGCCGGATTTTCCGGAAAATGCAAATGAAATTTCGACAGAACTCCGCAAACAAGAGTCGGTATTGAATCAGATCCATTCGGAGATGCACGCGGGAGTCGTCACTGCTGATAGAGATCAGCAACTGTGGGAGGCACAACGGATCGTCACGCAACTCAAG agAAAACTACGATTAGTCCAAAAATCAGTTGAACCAACCTCGCTTCCACTACAACAACACTCAATAGACGATAAACAAGACGAACAACAAAACGAACAAACAGACGAAGATAAAAAACAAGATACACCAAACGACTTGACAGATAGCAAAGAAACTGAGTCAGAACTCAAATCTGATATCCAAGATCCAACATTCCCAGTAGACTTTGATTCACAAACAGAATTTCCAGTAGAATTTGAATCTCACACAGAATTTCCAGTAGAATTCGATTCACAAACAGAATTTCCAGTGGAATTCGAAGATAATTTCGAATTCAAAGAAAAAGAGAACGAAATTGAAGTGGAAAAACCTAAATTAACTGAAAAggaattaaaagtattaaggTTGCAATTGGAAAACGCAGAATATTTACAACTGAAGTCTCTTCTACAAGCGAAAATTAATTCGGAGCAATTCGAAATCGTCAAACTGCGGAGTCACGTTGcgttgaaaaataaacaagaggGGCAGAAAGAGAAAGAGATCTGCCAAGAAGACATTGAGCTGAAACAGAGGCTGTTGAAGGAGAATGCTATGTTGGAACAGAAGAGATTGACTTTGGTGAATCAGATATTCCAAGAGAGGGTCGCGTGTATACAGTTGAAGATTGAGTTGGCCATGAAGGAAATTATGTCGAAGtcatag
- the LOC111004343 gene encoding ralA-binding protein 1 isoform X1 — translation MDFESPDVEKDFPGLYASETGRKSNESDFSDGGDHEKPSKKDLLGRRKDKKESKKDRGYAALAGESSPEEDTDTKSPSKSKKTKSFKFPTKSKEKREKSRDKEKVLEDVSKHKELNEKEKRKEKEREKEREKEKKEKEKREKLKEKDKEKEEKAKFKLESKEKLKDDKKEKVKETKEKVKDKEKEKVKEKDKEKVKEKEKDKKDKKLTKVPSTVTSGVPFEEIFTLGVALPIFGVPLQQSVERSRCHDDTGLPLVVRDSIDFLQANLKSNQLYRVEPDKIKLQQLRKLYTDRGPTFPYHWDVPVACFMLKMFIGELPESILTQELHGQFEQATAISEPQRESTMVALINKLPSCNLALVGWVMRHLECVLANEPTNHVNIQTLCTYLCPALGVSQNLLTYLVNKAEKMFPDVYLTKYVPPLLSIPPDFPENANEISTELRKQESVLNQIHSEMHAGVVTADRDQQLWEAQRIVTQLKRKLRLVQKSVEPTSLPLQQHSIDDKQDEQQNEQTDEDKKQDTPNDLTDSKETESELKSDIQDPTFPVDFDSQTEFPVEFESHTEFPVEFDSQTEFPVEFEDNFEFKEKENEIEVEKPKLTEKELKVLRLQLENAEYLQLKSLLQAKINSEQFEIVKLRSHVALKNKQEGQKEKEICQEDIELKQRLLKENAMLEQKRLTLVNQIFQERVACIQLKIELAMKEIMSKS, via the exons atggaTTTCGAAAGTCCTGATGTTGAAAAAGATTTTCCTGGTCTATACGCCTCAGAAACCGGACGAAAGAGCAATGAAAGCGATT ttaGTGACGGAGGGGATCATGAGAAACCCagtaaaaaagatttattaggACGTAGgaaagataaaaaagaatCTAAGAAAGACCGAGGCTATGCAGCTTTAGCGGGCGAAAGTTCTCCAGAAGAAGACACGGACACTAA AAGTCCATCAAAATCAAAGAAGACAAAATCTTTCAAGTTCCCTacaaaaagtaaagaaaagaGAGAGAAGTCACGGGACAAAGAAAAAGTATTAGAGGATGTTTCAAAGCATAAAGAGTTAAACGAGAAAGAAAAGAGGAAGGAAAAAGAAAGAGAGAAAGAGcgggaaaaggaaaaaaaggaaaaagaaaaacgGGAAAAGCTTAAAGAAAAAGACaag GAGAAAGAAGAAAAGGCGAAGTTCAAACTGGAGTCGAAAGAAAAGTTAAAGgatgataaaaaagaaaaagtaaaagaaactAAGGAAAAAGTGAAGGATAAAGAAAAGGAGAAGGTAAAAGAGAAGGACAAGGaaaaagttaaagaaaagGAAAAAGATAAAAAGGATAAGAAGCTGACTAAAGTGCCGTCTACAGTCACATCGGGAGTGCCGTTCGAAGAAATATTCACATTAGGAG TTGCCCTCCCAATATTCGGAGTACCGTTACAGCAGTCTGTGGAAAGATCGCGTTGCCATGACGACACCGGGTTGCCGCTTGTTGTTAGAGACAGCATCGATTTCTTACAG GCTAATCTAAAATCGAACCAGCTATACCGGGTGGAACCAGACAAGATCAAACTCCAGCAGCTGCGGAAGCTGTATACGGATAGAGGACCAACTTTTCCCTATCATTGGGATGTACCCGTCGCCTGTTTTATGCTCAAGATGTTTATCgg ggAACTACCAGAATCTATTCTCACACAGGAGTTGCACGGTCAATTCGAACAGGCCACGGCAATATCAGAACCCCAAAGGGAAAGCACGATGGTGGCATTAATCAATAAACTGCCTTCGTGTAATCTTGCACTGGTTGGATGGGTCATGAGGCATTTGGAATGTGTCCTTGCTAATGAACCG ACAAATCACGTTAACATACAAACACTTTGTACGTATTTGTGTCCGGCCTTGGGCGTGTCTCAGAACTTGCTCACGTACCTCGTCAATAAGGCCGAGAAAATGTTCCCCGATGTTTACCTCACTAA atacGTCCCGCCACTGCTTTCGATTCCGCCGGATTTTCCGGAAAATGCAAATGAAATTTCGACAGAACTCCGCAAACAAGAGTCGGTATTGAATCAGATCCATTCGGAGATGCACGCGGGAGTCGTCACTGCTGATAGAGATCAGCAACTGTGGGAGGCACAACGGATCGTCACGCAACTCAAG agAAAACTACGATTAGTCCAAAAATCAGTTGAACCAACCTCGCTTCCACTACAACAACACTCAATAGACGATAAACAAGACGAACAACAAAACGAACAAACAGACGAAGATAAAAAACAAGATACACCAAACGACTTGACAGATAGCAAAGAAACTGAGTCAGAACTCAAATCTGATATCCAAGATCCAACATTCCCAGTAGACTTTGATTCACAAACAGAATTTCCAGTAGAATTTGAATCTCACACAGAATTTCCAGTAGAATTCGATTCACAAACAGAATTTCCAGTGGAATTCGAAGATAATTTCGAATTCAAAGAAAAAGAGAACGAAATTGAAGTGGAAAAACCTAAATTAACTGAAAAggaattaaaagtattaaggTTGCAATTGGAAAACGCAGAATATTTACAACTGAAGTCTCTTCTACAAGCGAAAATTAATTCGGAGCAATTCGAAATCGTCAAACTGCGGAGTCACGTTGcgttgaaaaataaacaagaggGGCAGAAAGAGAAAGAGATCTGCCAAGAAGACATTGAGCTGAAACAGAGGCTGTTGAAGGAGAATGCTATGTTGGAACAGAAGAGATTGACTTTGGTGAATCAGATATTCCAAGAGAGGGTCGCGTGTATACAGTTGAAGATTGAGTTGGCCATGAAGGAAATTATGTCGAAGtcatag
- the LOC111004343 gene encoding ralA-binding protein 1 isoform X3 has protein sequence MHHLRSVFTKEKEEKAKFKLESKEKLKDDKKEKVKETKEKVKDKEKEKVKEKDKEKVKEKEKDKKDKKLTKVPSTVTSGVPFEEIFTLGVALPIFGVPLQQSVERSRCHDDTGLPLVVRDSIDFLQANLKSNQLYRVEPDKIKLQQLRKLYTDRGPTFPYHWDVPVACFMLKMFIGELPESILTQELHGQFEQATAISEPQRESTMVALINKLPSCNLALVGWVMRHLECVLANEPTNHVNIQTLCTYLCPALGVSQNLLTYLVNKAEKMFPDVYLTKYVPPLLSIPPDFPENANEISTELRKQESVLNQIHSEMHAGVVTADRDQQLWEAQRIVTQLKRKLRLVQKSVEPTSLPLQQHSIDDKQDEQQNEQTDEDKKQDTPNDLTDSKETESELKSDIQDPTFPVDFDSQTEFPVEFESHTEFPVEFDSQTEFPVEFEDNFEFKEKENEIEVEKPKLTEKELKVLRLQLENAEYLQLKSLLQAKINSEQFEIVKLRSHVALKNKQEGQKEKEICQEDIELKQRLLKENAMLEQKRLTLVNQIFQERVACIQLKIELAMKEIMSKS, from the exons ATGCATCACCTGCGTAGTGTGTTTACTAAG GAGAAAGAAGAAAAGGCGAAGTTCAAACTGGAGTCGAAAGAAAAGTTAAAGgatgataaaaaagaaaaagtaaaagaaactAAGGAAAAAGTGAAGGATAAAGAAAAGGAGAAGGTAAAAGAGAAGGACAAGGaaaaagttaaagaaaagGAAAAAGATAAAAAGGATAAGAAGCTGACTAAAGTGCCGTCTACAGTCACATCGGGAGTGCCGTTCGAAGAAATATTCACATTAGGAG TTGCCCTCCCAATATTCGGAGTACCGTTACAGCAGTCTGTGGAAAGATCGCGTTGCCATGACGACACCGGGTTGCCGCTTGTTGTTAGAGACAGCATCGATTTCTTACAG GCTAATCTAAAATCGAACCAGCTATACCGGGTGGAACCAGACAAGATCAAACTCCAGCAGCTGCGGAAGCTGTATACGGATAGAGGACCAACTTTTCCCTATCATTGGGATGTACCCGTCGCCTGTTTTATGCTCAAGATGTTTATCgg ggAACTACCAGAATCTATTCTCACACAGGAGTTGCACGGTCAATTCGAACAGGCCACGGCAATATCAGAACCCCAAAGGGAAAGCACGATGGTGGCATTAATCAATAAACTGCCTTCGTGTAATCTTGCACTGGTTGGATGGGTCATGAGGCATTTGGAATGTGTCCTTGCTAATGAACCG ACAAATCACGTTAACATACAAACACTTTGTACGTATTTGTGTCCGGCCTTGGGCGTGTCTCAGAACTTGCTCACGTACCTCGTCAATAAGGCCGAGAAAATGTTCCCCGATGTTTACCTCACTAA atacGTCCCGCCACTGCTTTCGATTCCGCCGGATTTTCCGGAAAATGCAAATGAAATTTCGACAGAACTCCGCAAACAAGAGTCGGTATTGAATCAGATCCATTCGGAGATGCACGCGGGAGTCGTCACTGCTGATAGAGATCAGCAACTGTGGGAGGCACAACGGATCGTCACGCAACTCAAG agAAAACTACGATTAGTCCAAAAATCAGTTGAACCAACCTCGCTTCCACTACAACAACACTCAATAGACGATAAACAAGACGAACAACAAAACGAACAAACAGACGAAGATAAAAAACAAGATACACCAAACGACTTGACAGATAGCAAAGAAACTGAGTCAGAACTCAAATCTGATATCCAAGATCCAACATTCCCAGTAGACTTTGATTCACAAACAGAATTTCCAGTAGAATTTGAATCTCACACAGAATTTCCAGTAGAATTCGATTCACAAACAGAATTTCCAGTGGAATTCGAAGATAATTTCGAATTCAAAGAAAAAGAGAACGAAATTGAAGTGGAAAAACCTAAATTAACTGAAAAggaattaaaagtattaaggTTGCAATTGGAAAACGCAGAATATTTACAACTGAAGTCTCTTCTACAAGCGAAAATTAATTCGGAGCAATTCGAAATCGTCAAACTGCGGAGTCACGTTGcgttgaaaaataaacaagaggGGCAGAAAGAGAAAGAGATCTGCCAAGAAGACATTGAGCTGAAACAGAGGCTGTTGAAGGAGAATGCTATGTTGGAACAGAAGAGATTGACTTTGGTGAATCAGATATTCCAAGAGAGGGTCGCGTGTATACAGTTGAAGATTGAGTTGGCCATGAAGGAAATTATGTCGAAGtcatag